A DNA window from Gavia stellata isolate bGavSte3 chromosome 35, bGavSte3.hap2, whole genome shotgun sequence contains the following coding sequences:
- the AGAP2 gene encoding arf-GAP with GTPase, ANK repeat and PH domain-containing protein 2 — protein sequence MTPPRQQVLAAIRAEVKRHEGAKKHVNKLIRLVETVPDPRLRANLTASLRVVQEALVNSQEWTLGRSVPEIRLGVLGSSKSGKSALVHRFLTGSYVGLEPTESGQFKREVMVDGQSHLLLIREEGGAPDAKFASWADAVIFVFSLENESSFEEVTQLHALLSGYRGTSEVALALVGTQDKISSSNPRVIEDARAQALCGDMKRCLYFETCATYGLNVDRVFTEVAQKVVALKKQQQLMASCKSLPSTPSHSAASTPVGGIHPGQASNGGHTSDYSSSLPSTPNVSHRELRSETPAPLGTPSSLHRGAKRRTSLFATRRGSDSEKRSLDSRGEVAGSGRAIPIKQSFLLKRSGNSLNKEWKKKYVTLSSNGLLFYHPSINDYIHSTHGKEMDLLRTTVKVPGKRPPRAISACGPSASINGLVKDVGGGTAPEGGAVASPVGLSLPPEPGMKGAGKAERSLQRCASASSAKLSADGPPTFEAISSPSSSGRDPPPSPMIDRKKHRRKKLMTPSKTEGSAGQAEAKRKMWKLKSFGSLRNIYKTEEENFEFIIVSSTGQTWHFEAGSFEERDAWVQAIESQILASLQCCESSKNKARMDSQSEAVAIQAIRNARGNSLCVDCGAPNPTWASLNLGALICIECSGIHRNLGTHLSRVRSLDLDDWPRELTLVLTSIGNTTANSIWEKNPQGRCKPTHESSREERESWIRAKYEQRLFLAPLPASEAPLGEQLFHAVQEKDLEMVLLLLAHSKKEQLNVSTGDKDRRTALHVACDMALVVITQLLVWYGVDVRARDGQGRTALFYARRAGSQECADILLQHGCPGEGPGGPATPGLRRKSSCASMGPCEPRTALV from the exons AGGCCTTGGTGAACAGCCAGGAATGGACCCTGGGCCGCTCCGTCCCCGAGATCCGCCTG ggcGTCCTGGGCAGCAGCAAGAGCGGGAAGTCAGCGCTCGTCCACCGCTTCCTCACTGGCTCCTACGTGGGCCTGGAGCCCACCGAGA GTGGTCAGTTCAAGCGCGAGGTGATGGTCGATGGGCAGAGCCACCTCCTGCTCATCCGGGAGGAAGGAGGCGCCCCGGATGCCAAG TTTGCCAGCTGGGCAGACGCCGTCATCTTCgtcttcagcctggagaacgAAAGCAGCTTCGAGGAGGTGACGCAGCTGCACGCGCTGCTCAGCGGCTACCGGGGCACCAGCGAGGTGGCCCTGGCGCTGGTGGGCACCCAGG ACAAGATCAGCTCCTCCAACCCCCGGGTGATCGAGGACGCCCGGGCCCAGGCGCTCTGCGGCGACATGAAGAGGTGCCTCTACTTCGAGACCTGTGCCACGTACGGCCTCAACGTCGACCGGGTCTTCACTGAGG TCGCCCAGAAGGTGGTGGcgctgaagaagcagcagcagctcatgGCGTCCTGCAagtccctgcccagcacccccagccacTCGGCCGCATCCACCCCCGTCGGGGGCATCCACCCTGGCCAG GCCAGCAACGGTGGCCACACCAGCGACTACTCGTCCTCACTGCCGTCCACCCCCAACGTCAGCCACCGGGAGCTGCGGAGCGAGACCCCGGCccccctgggcacccccagctccctgcaccGTGGGGCCAAGCGCCGCACCAGCCTCTTTGCC ACGCGTCGGGGCAGCGACTCGGAGAAGCGGAGCCTGGACAGCCGGGGCGAGGTGGCGGGCAGCGGCCGCGCCATCCCCATCAAGCAG AGCTTCCTGCTGAAGCGCAGCGGCAACTCCCTCAACAAGGAGTGGAAGAAGAAATACGTGACCTTGTCCAGCAACGGGCTCCTCTTCTACCACCCCAGCATCAAC GACTACATCCACAGCACCCACGGGAAGGAGATGGACCTTCTCCGTACCACCGTCAAGGTCCCCGGCAAGCGCCCGCCCCGTGCCATCTCCGCCTGCGGCCCCTCCGCCAGCATCAATGGGCTGGTGAAGGACGTGGGCGGGGGGACGGCGCCCGAGGGTGGTG CCGTCGCCTCCCCTGTGGGGCTCAGCCTCCCCCCGGAGCCGGGGATGAAGGGCGCGGGCAAGGCTGAGCGGTCCCTGCAGCGCTGCGCCTCCGCCTCCAGCGCCAAGCTCTCCG CAGACGGCCCCCCCACCTTCGAGGCCATatccagccccagcagctcggGCAGAGACCCGCCACCATCGCCCATGATCGACAGGAAGAAGCACCGACGGAAGAAGCTGATGACGCCGTCCAAGACAGAGGGCTCGGCCGGGCAGGCGGAAG CCAAGCGCAAAATGtggaaattaaaaagctttggtagtttaagaaatatttataaaacag AGGAGGAGAACTTCGAGTTCATCATCGTGTCCAGCACGGGCCAGACGTGGCACTTCGAGGCGGGCAGCTTCGAGGAGCGTGACGCCTGGGTGCAGGCCATCGAGAGCCAGATCCTGGCCAGCCTGCAGTGCTGCGAGAGCAGCAAGAACAAG GCTCGTATGGACAGCCAGAGCGAAGCCGTGGCTATCCAGGCCATCCGCAACGCCCGGGGCAACTCTCTCTGCGTGGACTGCGGGGCACCCA ACCCCACCTGGGCCAGCCTGAACCTGGGGGCCTTGATCTGCATCGAGTGCTCGGGGATCCACCGCAACCTGGGCACCCACCTGTCCCGCGTGCGCTCCCTCGACCTGGACGACTGGCCCCGGGAGCTCACGCTGGTGCTGACGTCGATCGGCAACACCACTGCCAACAGCATCTGGGAGAAGAACCCGCAGGGCCGCTGCAAGCCCACCCACGAGTCGTCCCG GGAGGAGCGGGAGTCGTGGATCCGGGCCAAGTATGAGCAGCGGCTCTTCCTGGCACCGCTGCCGGCATCCGAGGCGCCGCTGGGGGAGCAGCTCTTCCACGCGGTGCAGGAGAAGGACCTGGAGatggtgctgctgctcctggcccaCAGCAAGAAGGAGCAGCTGAACGTCAGCACTGGCGACAAGGACCGGCGCACGGCGCTGCACGTGGCCTGCGACATGGCCCTCGTGGTCATCACCCAGCTGCTGGTGTGG TACGGCGTGGACGTTCGGGCGCGGGACGGGCAGGGCCGCACGGCGCTCTTCTACGCCCGCCGCGCCGGCAGCCAGGAGTGCGCCGACATCCTGCTGCAGCACGGCTGCCCCGGCGAGGGCCCCGGTGGCCCGGCCACCCCCGGGCTGCGCCGCAAGAGCAGCTGTGCCAGCATGGGTCCCTGCGAGCCCCGGACCGCCCTGGTATAG
- the LOC132320324 gene encoding LOW QUALITY PROTEIN: glycoprotein-N-acetylgalactosamine 3-beta-galactosyltransferase 1-like (The sequence of the model RefSeq protein was modified relative to this genomic sequence to represent the inferred CDS: deleted 1 base in 1 codon), translated as MTNAAPSPSPAAAGEDAGEARALYEWVRILCWVMTGPRTLETMRPPGHATGPWCCSEPSVSFHYVSGEQMYALEYLTHRLRPYSYRPPGRRGGAMRPRVPWFPLGFAVGLALGGSLLQGLRHLWAPPVPPAAPGITRLRSLPQPTVNSSQARALYERVRILCWVMTGPPHLETKARHVRATWARHCNVALFMSSEPDEHFPAVGLPVQEGRHQLYWKTIRAFQYVHRHHLGEADWFLKADDDTFMVVANLRWLLAGHSPERPVYFGKRFKPFVKQGYMSGGAGYVLSKEALRRLVAAFASQTCTHTSAVEDLALGQCLEKLGVEAGDSRDTRGRETFHPFPPERHLTEPLPLDRFYPQYSYYPVQWAAACCSDLSVSFHYVSGEEMYALEYLTHRLRPYGYRPRYRPPLPPSTPQTPPRRP; from the exons ATGACCAACGCAGCgccgtcccccagccccgcggcggcAGGCGAGGACGCCGGGGAGGCGCGGGCGCTGTACGAGTGGGTGCGCATCCTGTGCTGGGTGATGACGGGGCCCCGCACCCTGGAGACCATGCGGCCACCTGGGCACGCCACG GGCCCCTGGTGCTGCTCCGAGCCATCCGTGTCCTTCCACTACGTGAGTGGGGAGCAGATGTACGCACTGGAGTACCTGACCCACCGCCTGCGCCCCTACAGCTAccg CCCCCCGGGACGTCGTGGTGGGGCCATGAGGCCACGGGTGCCCTGGTTCCCCCTGGGCTTCGCCgtggggctggccctggggGGCAGCCTCCTGCAAGGCCTACGGCACCTCTGGGCCCCCCCGGttccccccgcagcccccggcatCACCCGCCTGcgcagcctcccccagcccacAG TGAACAGCAGCCAGGCGCGGGCGCTGTACGAGCGGGTGCGCATCCTGTGCTGGGTGATGACGGGGCCCCCGCAC CTGGAGACCAAGGCCCGGCACGTGcgggccacctgggcacgccACTGCAACGTGGCCCTCTTCATGAGCTCGGAGCCGGACGAGCACTTCCCCGCCGTGGGGCTGCCCGTCCAGGAGGGCCGCCACCAGCTCTACTGGAAGACCATCCGCGCCTTCCAGTACGTGCACCGGCACCACCTGGGTGAGGCCGACTGGTTCCTCAAGGCGGACGACGACACCTTCATGGTGGTGGCCAACCTGCGCTGGCTGCTGGCCGGCCACTCGCCCGAGCGCCCCGTCTACTTCGGCAAGCGCTTCAAGCCCTTCGTCAAGCAGGGTTACAtgagcggcggggcgggctaCGTGCTGAGCAAGGAGGCCCTGCGGCGCTTGGTGGCCGCCTTCGCCTCCCAGACCTGCACCCACACCAGCGCGGTGGAGGACCTGGCCCTGGGCCAGTGCCTGGAGAAACTGGGGGTGGAGGCGGGCGACTCGCGGGACACGCGGGGCCGCGAGACCTTCCACCCCTTCCCGCCCGAGCGGCACCTCACCGAGCCGCTGCCCCTCGACCGCTTCTACCCGCAGTACTCCTACTACCCCGTGCAATGG gcagctgcctgctgctccgACCTGTCCGTGTCCTTCCACTACGTGAGTGGGGAGGAGATGTATGCGCTGGAGTACCTGACCCACCGCCTGCGCCCCTACGGCTACCGGCCCCGCTACcgccccccgctgccccccagcaccccccaaacccccccccgCCGACCCTGA